Proteins from a genomic interval of Rhodococcus rhodochrous:
- a CDS encoding DUF779 domain-containing protein: MTVPRIVATVDAVALLRRLAQRNGPLMMHQSGGCCDGSAPMCYPEGDFVVGDRDVLLGVLDLRLGAGETRSDPPVGADAVPVWISGSQFEAWKHTCLVLDVVPGRGSGFSLESPEGVRFLSRGRAFTPDELALLEADRPLTGRDREAGVEAAVSDVPTVVAEAADACPVPGLSP, translated from the coding sequence GTGACCGTCCCGCGAATCGTGGCGACCGTCGATGCCGTCGCCCTGCTGCGCCGCCTCGCGCAGCGCAACGGACCGCTCATGATGCACCAGTCCGGCGGATGCTGTGACGGCTCCGCGCCGATGTGTTATCCCGAGGGCGATTTCGTCGTCGGCGACCGCGACGTGCTCCTCGGAGTCCTCGACCTGCGTCTCGGGGCAGGGGAGACCCGCTCCGATCCGCCGGTCGGCGCCGACGCCGTGCCGGTGTGGATCTCCGGTTCGCAGTTCGAGGCGTGGAAGCACACCTGTCTCGTCCTCGACGTGGTGCCCGGGCGCGGCTCCGGGTTCAGTCTCGAAAGTCCGGAGGGGGTGCGTTTCCTCAGCAGGGGGCGCGCGTTCACTCCCGACGAACTGGCCCTCCTGGAAGCCGACCGGCCGCTCACCGGGCGGGACCGGGAGGCAGGAGTGGAGGCCGCCGTGTCCGATGTGCCCACCGTGGTCGCCGAGGCCGC